The Macadamia integrifolia cultivar HAES 741 unplaced genomic scaffold, SCU_Mint_v3 scaffold212, whole genome shotgun sequence genome has a segment encoding these proteins:
- the LOC122065798 gene encoding microfibrillar-associated protein 1-like, which yields MSVTAGVSDTVIAIRDKLRGKIGQTKVKRYWPGKAPEWADDADEDGDIRVTKAVALEKAFPRQDEDSIARKDDPRLRRLAENRADNREEVRADHRRIRQAEIVSTEEEENRRQERLDFEEEDEDALEERRRRIREKLLQRQQEEAALLPEEEEEEAEEEEEEESEYETDSEEEMMGIAMVKPVFVPKTERDTIAERERLEAEERALEERMKKKLEERKIETKQIVVEEIRKDEEIQKNMDVEANIADVDTDDEVNEAEEYEAWKAREIARIKRDREDREAMLKEKEEIEKVRNMTEEERREWERKNPKPAPQPKQKWKFMQKYFHKGAFYQSAPDDRAATASTDQVYTRDFSAPTGEDKMDKTILPKVMQVKHFGRSGRTKWTHLVNEDTTDWNNPWTYNDPLRAKYNAKMAGMNATIEKPKGSKKLKDWELR from the exons ATGTCTGTAACGGCCGGTGTTAGCGATACAGTTATTGCAATTAGGGATAAGCTCAGAGGGAAGATCGGGCAAACCAAGGTTAAACGGTACTGGCCTGGTAAAGCACCTGAATGGGCGGATGATGCTGATGAAGATGGCGACATTAGGGTTACGAAGGCTGTTGCCTTGGAGAAAGCATTCCCTAGACAGGATGAAGATTCGATTGCTAGGAAAGATGACCCTCGGCTCCGTCGTCTCGCTGAAAATCGGGCTGATAATCGTGAAGAAGTTAGGGCTGATCATCGTCGTATTCGTCAAGCTGAAATTGTTTCCACTGAAGAAGAGGAGAACAGGAGGCAGGAACGTTTGGATtttgaggaggaggatgaggatgctttggaagaaaggagaagaagaattagagagAAATTGCTGCAGAGGCAGCAAGAAGAAGCTGCACTTCTtccagaggaggaagaagaggaggctgaggaagaggaagaagaggaatccGAATATGAGACTGATTCTGAGGAAGAAATGATGGGTATTGCTATGGTGAAGCCTGTTTTTGTTCCTAAGACGGAACGGGACACCATAGCTGAACGCGAGCGGCTTGAGGCAGAAGAACGGGCCCTTGAAGAGAGAATGAAAAAGAAGTTGGAAGAGAGAAAGATTGAGACTAAACAGATTGTTGTCGAAGAGATCAGGAAGGACGAAGAGATTCAGAAGAATATGGATGTGGAAGCTAATATTGCTGATGTGGATACTGATGATGAGGTTAATGAGGCAGAGGAATATGAAGCTTGGAAGGCCAGAGAGATTGCGAGGATCAAGAGGGATAGGGAGGACAGGGAGGCAATgttgaaggagaaggaagagattgAGAAGGTGAGGAACATGActgaggaggagagaagggagtgGGAGAGGAAGAACCCAAAGCCTGCTCCCCAACCCAAGCAGAAATGGAAGTTCATGCAGAAGTATTTCCACAAGGGTGCTTTCTACCAGTCTGCTCCTGATGATCGTGCCGCAACCGCTAGCACCGATCAAGTCTACACTCGTGATTTCTCTGCTCCAACTGGGGAGGATAAGATGGATAAAACAATATTGCCCAAGGTCATGCAAGTCAAGCACTTTGGTCGTAGTGGCAGGACTAAATGGACCCATCTTGTCAATGAAGATACAACTGATTGGAACAATCC ATGGACGTATAATGATCCTCTTCGTGCAAAATACAATGCCAAAATGGCGGGGATGAATGCAACAATAGAAAAACCCAAAGGAAGCAAGAAGCTAAAGGACTGGGAGTTGCGTTGA